The genomic interval TCTTATTAAGTCCAGCAATTTGCAATCCTCTAACACAGAGTCTATGAACATGTCCAAGGCTACCATAAATGAGTGCAACTAGTTTTCtgttttgtacacacacacacacacacacacacacgcacacgcacaaacacacacacacacacacacacatatacatacacacaaacacacacatacgtgcatgAAAGCTGGTCATATGTCATTTGAGTTAACTGTCGACCATTCTCACTGACAAGGATTATAGTGTGATCCATTATGTGTACATGTACTTTtgtaaaatacacacacgcacacacacatacacacacacgcacgcacgcacgcacgcacacacacacacacacacacacacacacacacacacacacacacacacacacacacacacacacacacacacaaacaaacacacatacaggttaAGTTAAGAGTAAAGAGTAAATCTCCACAATATATGTGGTTTAGATCTCAATACAAGAAAGGCCATTTGTCTGGAATACAAAACGCTGGCATAACTGTAAATGAACAATGCCACCAGGAGGTCTCCAACACCATTCTGTACAgacagcagagggcgctgtaACTCTCCCTGCTGAACTACGCTCAACTCAATGACTTGCTATGCAACAGCCGCAGAGGCAGCAGAAAGAGCCATGGCCACGCTCCCTTCCCCGAACAGGGAGGTACGTCCTTACTGCAGGAGTCAACATCATCACATTATGAGCCGTCTCTCCTTATTTCTATGCACTTGTCCTCCTTGGCCTCTTTTCCCTGCACTGGTGGGCTTACACCATGGTGCCACTCTTGCAATCAGACCGTTTTTACCTGACTGAAAATCCATGCATTTGTACAGATATCGACTCAACCCCCTTAACTCAGCAACTTCCTCCAACTTGATTATCTAATCAGAATTGGATCAGGTGGACCAAAATGCATAATATCTGCCGTACATGCTTGTGTTGGACACCCCAGGCTCAAAGTCGCTCCGTCTGACACCAGGTTCTACTCTGCACTTCTTCAAAACCAGATGTTACACTGAACTAGAACTACAACAAAGAAACAGGGCTCGCCCAAAACGTTCTTGTTCCAGAGGATAACGAAACAAAAGTCTGGACGTCCTAACATGAAAGACACAGGCTGCCGCCGACATTCCCATTTGTTCGTTTTGAGTGACTGCTGTTTTATGAAAGAGCTGCTCTGCCTACTTTGCCTTTTGTTGTCAGATTGAATCGtgtagatggggggggggggggggggggatctactCAGCGGTCTCCCCGAGGACACAGAGACCACTTCAGGCCAACGGCCCCCTTCTGCTCTACTGGAGGGGGGCGGTCGCTCATCTTATGTAACTAGTATAAAACATGACAGACCGAGACGACCCCACGATAAGCATGCCACACAGCATTACAGTGGCTCCCTAACGCCCCTATAAGGCGCCACCGCTGTCACAACCCAACAACCACCCCATTGTTAAAAATGCAACAACACAAGCCACAGCGGAGGGAAGCCAAGGGGACTGGATTGGAACTTTCTGTAGGATTCTGCACGCTTTATGGACTCTGTTGCATCCACCTTCAGCCGGTGGCGTCTGGCTGAGTCAGCTTCCCTCCTGTCAAGGATATCAGCAGTGCTTTAGTGTCAAAGACAGAACCCTGCTTTATCACGCCGTCCCCATAAAGTGACACTGTATCCTGGATGTAATGGTCCATTCAGGGGTAGTTTGgtgtttcaaattaaaaaagaCACTCTTTAAAGATTATACTGGGTGTGCCTTTGGGTTGGCAATGCCTTTATTAATTCAAgcaatatgagagagagagagagagagagagagagagagagagagagagagagagagagagagagagagagagagagagagagagagagagagagagagagggagagagagagggagggagagagagagagagtaatatggagagagaaggagggagcgagagagggtaagagtaagagagagggagggagagaaagagaaagagaacgagagggagagggagatatatggagagagaaagagggagagagagagagagagaggaaaagagtaagagagagagagagagagagagagagagagagagagagagtaggtgagagcgagggagaaatatggagagagaaagagggagagagagagagtgagagagagagagagcgagagagacagagggggaatGAGGGAGGAGGACAGTCTGCCTCAGGAAGAGGTCAGCCGAGGACAGGATGAATGATAAGGTTGGCAGGGAGCAGCGTTGCATACATTCTGTATTTATATTCTTCCAGCAGTTCAGCTCTAGACGCAGCTCTCCTAAGAGTAAATATCCTGAACACACATGGGCATACATTAGCATCACAACAAATGCACAATGAAAATTCGAAAGTGAACCTTGgcaggtgtttgtgtctgagggAATTtttgggtgagggggggggggggggggggcattcatTTTCATATGCAAGCTATAGGGACCAACAGGGACTGTGTCTCTGCAGCTGCCTTGAGCCACACCCCACCTATCTTTTTATCTACTTAGTGGATAAAAGCTGTCTGTCCTCAGCGATGGTTTATTACAGAGATATTCTCCAGTGTCTTCGCCttgtctcattctctctgtgcTGTTACTCTCTTTAGGTTTTTTTTctgcttcatctctctcccttctcgtCTTTTGCCCTgcacatcccccccacacacacacacacacccacacacacacacaaacacacacacaaacacacacaaacacacacacacacacacacacacacacacacacacacacacacacacacacaaacacacacacacacacacacacacacacacacacacacacaaacacacacacacacacacacacacacacacacacacacacaaacacacacacacacacacacacacaaacacacacacacacacacacgcacacacacacccacacacacacacacacacacacacaaacacacaaacacacacacacacacacacacacacacacacaaacacacacacacacacacacacacacacgcacacacacacacacacacacacacacacacacacacacacacacacacacactcacctcctgtctctgtccctctccctctctctctctccaccctttctttctcatctctctcccttctcgtTTTCACCCTGAACACCccccttacacacaaacacacacacacacacacacgcacacacacacacacacacacacacacacacacacacacacgcacacgcgcgcgcgtgcacacacacacacacacacacacacactccctgtctctctgtctttctctctctctcctctcttttttcCTCGTCTTCCTTGCTCTAATGGAATTGCGCTCCCCTTCTGTCCTCAGTCAATTGACAACGGGCCAGTTGCTGCTCACTGCACCAGTTTAGCTGAGTCATACTGGGCTCAGGCGGCCTCTGATTTATGAGTCGGGATGTGAAGAGGGCTGAAGAGGCAGGCAAAGCGCCggtgtcagcccccccccccaccccccagacgATCATACAGTGACTGCGAACAAAATGGGGGAGCAAAACCCTCTGACTTATGGGAGAAAGACACCACCATAGGTATTGTTCGGTCTGTAATTGTACGTGATGTATATAATAATGGTCATAAGGGATAATGTGCTTGAGGTCAGTGTTTTGTCCCTGGCTGGGAAAGTACTAAACTGTTTTGACTTTCTTTCAGTTTTGGGGTGGGAAATTGCCCAACCCGATAAAACACCAGCCAACAACTCTTTTTTGCCTGCCAACAACAGTACAAATTATTCACCTTCACTTTAAGGAAAAGTGGCTAGTCACTGCCCAGGGACTCTGATAGAATTTTGATACAACCTTGCTTTTTAAAGCACAGATATCGAccaccaaattcaaaatgttGTGGTTTTATAGCTTCTTTTGTTTATCATGAACCATACAGAATCACACTCCAACCAATATTGAGTTGATGTATTTATGGCTTTATTGCAGTTAAATCGCAGCATTGAATTGACAACCCCCATGGATGAGGATTTGAGATAAGGCGCTTCAAACATTGTCATCAATAAATAGGCATATTGTGGTGTCAGTAAAGCACACAGGTATTGGCAAACAAAATTCTACGATGCTTCCGAACATGTAACACACCCTGTCCTTCAAGAGATTCCGTTGATAAACATTAATTGCGTGATGTCTTTGCTCGTAGAGTATGCTTGCATGCGTCCATGCTCTGACTTTACTCATACTTTGTTATCGGCTGTTTCACCAAGTTATGATCTTCTCGTTTGTAAGAGTCTTACAATCATTTGAATTGATCAAAGATCTCTGCGTATGGAGCACAGAAAAAGACATCTCCGGTCATGTAAGACTTATAGGCATTATTCGGAAACAACGTATCTTAACAATTTAAACTTTCTTTGTGTCGTCTTGGGTTTTGGCCGGTGCATCCTCTCCCTTGGGttgttccttctctccctcatcctcttcctccttttctgctgctccctcttcttcttcagcacCATCTGGAATGGATTAAGAGAACAAAAGTCTATCACGATAAGCTCTGCAAAAAGGAGATAACATAGCATACAACGAAACATCATTAGATTGAATAACATCGACACACTTACCTGCTGCCTCTCCTTCGGCATCTCCCTCTGCAGCCTTCTCAtcaccttctccttcctcttcggCTCCTTCCTTGTCGCCTTCTCCCTcagcttctccttcttcctcagCTTCTGCCTCGGCGTCTCCGCCTTCCTCTTCACCTTCTGCCTCGGCGTCTCCGCCTTCCTCCTGACCTTCTGCCTCAGCGTCTCCTTCAGCCTCTTCTGctgcttctccttcctcttcctcggcgtcttcttccttctcttcctgGTCCTTTTCTGACTCAGCCTCTTCTTCGCCCTGAGCTTCCTCAACTTCCTCTTCTGcgtcttcttctgcttcttctacCTCAgtctgctcttcctcttcctcctcttcttcctgatCCTCCTCTCGAGTGGCTTCTGCCTGCTGGGCGTGGCTGGCTGAGATGATCTCCTCCTTGACGAGTGCTGATCCCAGGCGATAGCTCTGGAGGTAGGGGGCTGCGGAGCTCAGCTGACTCTGCATCTGATACTGGGGGTAGCCAGAGGACATGGAGGAGTACATGCTCTGGGAGTAGTGGGACACGGACGGTCCGCTAAGGCGGTTCTCTTCCCCTTCAAGCAGCTGCCTAGGAAAAGCAAAATAGAGAGAAAAATGTATGAACGATAAATGCAGAATTCCCTCGTGGGATGGCGTATACTGTTACAACGGGGAATTTAATTATCTTTCAGGTAAACAGCTGACCTGTATGCGGCAATCTCGATGTCCAAAGCCATCTTAACGTTCAGGAGGTCCTGGTATTCTTTCAAGTAACGAGCCATGTCATTCTTGTTCTGCCTCAGCTCATCCTCCAGTTGAACGATTGAGACCTGAAGAAGAATAATACAGCAACACAGCAGTATAAGAAACATTTACTCATAAACAATTGAAAAGAGGAAATCCAGTGCAACAATCTTAAATTAGTCAAGTGCAACCAAAGCAGAAAGTGTTGATGTTTCTGTCAATCTCCAACCTGCAGTTCTGTGACCTCGTTGCTCTGGTTGTCCTGTACTTCCTGCAGCTGGCCCTCCAGAGCCTGGTTCATCTCACGGCAGGCGTCGATCTCCAGCTCTCTGGCTTTGATCTGTCGGCGGTACTGCTGGACCTCGTCCTTGGCGGAGCGGGCGTGGTCCGTGTTGCGGGCCGAGTCCACAGTCATCACGTTCATCTTGGTGCAGAACCACTCTTCGGCCGACTGGAGGTTGCGCTGGGCCAGCTTCTCGTACTGGACGCGGACGTCCCGCAGGGAGGCGGAGAGGTCCGGCTtgaccacctccatctccaccgaCACCTGGGCGCTGTACTGCACCTGGGACTGCAGCTCTGAGATCTCGCTCTCGTGCAGGCGCTTCAGGAAGGCTAGCTCGTCCAACAGGGTCCCCACCCTCTTCTCGTGCTCCGCCCGGGCCAGGCCTGCCTCGTCGGAGACCTTCCTGGCGTCCACGAGCCGGCCCTCGGCGTCCTCCCTGGCGATCACCTCCTGCTCGTAGCGGCCCTGCAGGTTGCCGAGCACGTCGTCCATCTGGTCCCGGTGGTTCTGCGCCGCCTGCTTCTCGTGGCCGGCCTCCTCCACCGCGGCCCGGAGCTGGCGCAGCTCCTGCTCGTACAGGCCGGCCAGGTTGGAGGGCTCCGTGTGCCTCTGCCTCAGCACCAGCAGCTCCGTCTCCAGCAGCTTCTTCTGCTGCTCCAGCTCGTGCACCCGCTCGATGAAGCTGGCGAAGCGGTCGTTGAGGTCCTGCAGCTGGGCTTTCTCCTCGGTCCTCAGGGTCTTGAACTCGGTGCTGACCTGCGCCGCCTGGCTGATGCTCAGCTCGGCGGCCGAGGTGGAGGAGTACATGGGAGCGGAGTACTGGGTGGTCCGGCTGTGAGAGGGGTACACCCGGCGGGCGGAAGAGCCGTAGGTGGGCGCTGCGGCGTGGCTAGAGTACATGGTCCTGGATATGatcccgccgccgctgctgccgccgccgctgtaTCCGCCGCCGCCGTATCCGCCGCTGCGGACCACCGTTTTCCTCTTGTAGGAGGACGGCATGTAGGAGTCATAGCCAAAGGAAGTCATGGCTGCTCTGAGTGGAGGTAGCCAGGACGAGTGTACAGGGGAAGTGGCGTCCCGGCTGCTTTTATAGGGGCCGGTAAGGACTGTGACGCAGGCTCCCGCACCCCACCCGGCAGGagattcttttctttttttttctgcaggCATGCTGACTGAGGGAATCGATAATGATGTTACCGACCAGCCAGTCTCAGCATCGAGGGAGGCGGGGAGAATGCACTGCAATGGACAGGGTCAGTGAGGACAACACTCGGTGGTATGGATAGCTCTGGGAGGAGTGTTATCGTGATGCGAATACTGTGGTTTGAGGCTCTGTGGAGTTGGCAGTTGAATTCGGTGTAAAAGAGAATAAGTCAGGGAACATACTGTCACAATACGACTACATATTTATGCATCTCCATGAATTGACATTATTTTTATGCATTCTTCTGGTGCTGCAGAATGCATTTTTATTTGCTGTGGACGTGACTGCAGCATAACAAAGATCTTGCAGTTATTATCCTTGATTTATCAGTAATTACCCCTTCTATATTGCAATAAAGGCGTGGCCACTCGTTGCTGTCTGTCCACAACTTGTGTGGACACCGCAGGATGGACAGACAACATTGCACTAACATAATAACATTGTAGTTATCTATGAAGTAACTTTGAGAGTGAATGTGTACATTGCTTTAAAACGTATTGGTGCAAAGAGTGGTAgtaaatacagaaaaaaaagatCCAAACTAAATGCCCTCATAAGTTTTAACTTATTAAGCTCTAGTAATACAATGCACGTTGAAAAAAAGCACTAAGAATCACAATCTGATAAGGCAAACTCCCTGTGTTTCATATTGTATGGGATGGTTCCAATGCTGGGTGCAAGGTGTGTGGTCTCCCCGCCCCCAAAACATCGCGATGTCCCATTGGACAAAAAGAAAGCGGTCGCGACACTATCAACCAATAGGACGACGGGTTGCTAAATCAAGGCGTGGCCAAGGGGACATGCTGCGGCTGTGATGCTGTGACGTAGAATACTAACGCTCACAACAACAAAGGATGGCTCGGTAAAGTTTACACCACTCATTTGGGCCCATTCCGCCGTATAATCACGTCGGTATCCGCAGTTTGCTCCACAATCAGAGTCGCACTGAACCCATGCAGCGACCGTGGAGGTGACCGGTAAGACCTTCAGGCTCACCGGGGATGCTCACCCAGGGAGGCTAACGTTAGCTCTGTCGGCCTAGATCGCTAACCGGGTTATCAGATATTAGGTCGAAGTATTTTATTGTTAATGGCCAAGTGGTCAAGACCATCTTTCTCAGATTCTGCAGGGATCACAGGGGCTGCTCCCCCACAACCATGCAACTATATGAGTATATTAAAGACTATGCTGCAGGAGTCTGCGGCTGCAATTGTATGTGTGATCGTCCCCGATGCATTGTCAATAACTTAAAAGTGTCATCGTTTTGGCGCTATTCAAGATCATGTCGGCACTGGGATGTAATCACCGTTATGTGGCCAGACACTTCCCTGAATACAATCCAAAAGCTAAGGATAAGCAGGACACGGAGGGAAGACATTGACAGCAAAAGAGTCCAGAGTCAGCGAAACTGACACTAGGTCTGCTGTTAACCTTCCCTTTTCTGGCTGACTGGTGTTGATCAGAGCTGCTGTTTCCATGTTGCAACACTGCCACGCCCTACTCCCAaatattaattcattcattcattcattcactgtcTCTTATGTTTCTGCAGCATGAATGAAAAGCCACTGCAGTTAGAGTTTGAAGCTCAGTTTCACTGTTATCAAAATGGTAAGATCTTTTACTCAGCTATCCTGCTTGATTTTAAAGCATTCAGCAATTCCATAAGGGCAAACCTACAATACGCTTGTCTTCTATGTGCTTATCTGtcattttctccccccccctcctatccGTTTCCAGATTCGAATAGCAGCATTAAATGCAGCCTCGACAGCGGCTGATGAGTCACAAGACCCCCAGAGAAGTCGCAAGAGTCAAACGAAGGAGGCGCAGGTATAAAGAATATGTGCAACCCAATCAATTACTTTTATACTAAGTATACGACTTCCATGAAACCCAAGtgaatctttttttctttatgttCTTTGCAGGAAGCCGAAGCGTTTTCTTTGTACCACAAAGCTTTAGATCTTCAGAAGCACGACAAGTTTGACGAGTCTGCCAAAGCATATCATGAGCTCCTCAAGACACCGTTACTTAAAGAGGTATTATTACTCCCTGTTCTGGTGCACTTCTGCTAAGAGGAAATAAAAATCTATGATCTATGAGAAGTCTGCCGGAGCTAAATGCAGCCATCAATCATTCTCTCCGCGTTGTGTACCTCTGCTAAGTTTAGTTCAAGCTTTAGGTTATTTTTGTTGCATTTATGAAACCGTTAACTGTGAATATTTCAGGCCAAGCCCTCCGAGGACCAGCGGGTGGGGACCAAGCATCCTGGGCTGATGCTGAAGTACTCCACCTTTAAAAACCTGGCCAGCCTGACTGCTTTGCGGGACGATCTGGAGACGGCTATGGAGTTTTACCTGGAGGTATAATAAACATGAATTTTGGTTTAAATACAACCTGTTACGGGTCTGGTCCAACAAAGCTCCTTTGTCTTTGAGATGAATCCCCGTCTCTCTTGCTGTCACCGCCCTCTTCCAGGCCGTGATGCTGGACTCCACCGACGTCAACATGTGGTACAAGATTGGGCAGGTGGCCGTGCAGCTGGTGCGCATCCCGCTGGCGCGGCATGCCTTCGAGGAGGGCCTTCACTGCAACCCGGACCACTGGCCCTGCCTGGACAACCTCATCACAATGCTGTACACGCTCAGCGACTACACCTGTGAGTCTGGTTGGACCCACGCGTTCTTTAAAGAGAAATGTTTGAAAAGAAACTCAAGGAGACGATGTGGCAGTGACCTTTCTCCATTTTGATACCAAAACTAGGGTCACACGTAATTCATTTTCTTGTATTTAAGACGCAATGTGTACGACTGAAACCCCTCCAAGTTAGTAGGCGGGAGAATTTCAGAATAAAAAACTCAAAAAGTGTTCTTTCCACTGAGAGAGCTGCAGGCTGGCcagacttttttttatttatagaatatatcggttataggatgtgattttattgataacattattgaaGACACTATTGATCAGCATTGACTAGGTATGTCCAGGTCATTTTTAGCAATGTTACACAATGCGACTTTAATCGTTGTCATATTTCTGGTCGACAGCTGTAGAAAAGTAGGGTTACATTTTTGTAATAATCTGTACTACAACTCTAGATGCAGCCGTTCCTCTACTTCAACAAAATAATCTTATCTTGTTTCAAGTTGACGTCACTCATCTTTTTGTTTCCGTGTTTGTATTCGTCTGGATGGCTGCAGATTGCCTGTATTTCATCTCCAAAGCGCTGGAGAAGGACCACTGCTACACTAAAGGCTTGGTGCTGAAGGAGAAGATCTTTGAGGAGCAGCCTTGTCTGAAGAGGGACACCATGCAGATGTTCACCAAATGGTGAAGAGCATGCATTTTAGTTTTTCCTTTTAACGTCcacttccttctcctctttcaaAATACCCCGTTTCTATTGCGCTTACTATTTTCTCTTGTTTGTGTGCAGTGACATGTCTGTCCACTACGTAtcggtggaagaggaggagagcctcTCTCTGGTGCAGGAGGCCCTGGAGCTACGGAAGCGTAGACAGGCCCTGTCCC from Gadus morhua chromosome 11, gadMor3.0, whole genome shotgun sequence carries:
- the neflb gene encoding neurofilament light chain b; this encodes MTSFGYDSYMPSSYKRKTVVRSGGYGGGGYSGGGSSGGGIISRTMYSSHAAAPTYGSSARRVYPSHSRTTQYSAPMYSSTSAAELSISQAAQVSTEFKTLRTEEKAQLQDLNDRFASFIERVHELEQQKKLLETELLVLRQRHTEPSNLAGLYEQELRQLRAAVEEAGHEKQAAQNHRDQMDDVLGNLQGRYEQEVIAREDAEGRLVDARKVSDEAGLARAEHEKRVGTLLDELAFLKRLHESEISELQSQVQYSAQVSVEMEVVKPDLSASLRDVRVQYEKLAQRNLQSAEEWFCTKMNVMTVDSARNTDHARSAKDEVQQYRRQIKARELEIDACREMNQALEGQLQEVQDNQSNEVTELQVSIVQLEDELRQNKNDMARYLKEYQDLLNVKMALDIEIAAYRQLLEGEENRLSGPSVSHYSQSMYSSMSSGYPQYQMQSQLSSAAPYLQSYRLGSALVKEEIISASHAQQAEATREEDQEEEEEEEEQTEVEEAEEDAEEEVEEAQGEEEAESEKDQEEKEEDAEEEEGEAAEEAEGDAEAEGQEEGGDAEAEGEEEGGDAEAEAEEEGEAEGEGDKEGAEEEGEGDEKAAEGDAEGEAADGAEEEEGAAEKEEEDEGEKEQPKGEDAPAKTQDDTKKV